The genomic DNA GTGCACACTGCGCGTCCTCAGCGTCGACCACTgcggcgtctcgagcgaggcgtGGGCGCAGTGCTTTGACGCAATGCCCAAGAAGCAGCTCGAAGAAGTGTACCTGAGCCACTGCGAcgtgagcgacgcggcgctccacgcgctcgtccaAGACGCTCCTCGCCTGCGCGTGCTGAGCGTCAACAGTGCCGATGCGCTGACGCCTGCGGcgtttgcgcgcctcgccgaggtgctgccGCCCCTCGAGGTACTCGACGTGAGCTTTGTGCGCTGCATTGACGACGGCATCCTCACGATGCTCGCGAAAAACGTGCCgacgctgcagacgctctACCTCTTTGGTTGCAACAAGGTGACGCCCACGTTTCAGAGCGAGCACCTGACGATTAtcggtcgcgagcgtggCCGTAGCTAATGTACATCTGTCCGCCATTGCGCGCGCGAAACGTGCTggacgccgctcgtgccTAGGCTTGCCGCGAGGCTCCCGCCGGTCCATGCGAGGAGGTTCGGGGGAATCGGCagcatgcgcggcgcgtcgggcggccCCGCATTCAGGACACGCACACGCAGCGGGGGcagcgcgccttggccgacctggccggcgctcggcagcggcgtaTTCAGCTCGTcttcgaggcggtgcgcaaaGTGGGGCAGCTGTGCCGTGCCGCCCGCGAGGACCACTGCATCGAGGATGTCGCGGCggacgtcgagcggcaggcgcgTGATGCACTGGCGGACGCACGCGACAATTCCtagctcgtcctcgtcgccatTCTCCCATAGCGCCTcgcaggcggccgtgcggATCCACCCTGGGAGGCGCACCTGCCCTTTtgtcgtgcgcaccgccacgtcctcggcgcggcccgCGCCGTATGCCTCCTTcatcgcctcgacgtcgagcggcaggGAGCAGTCGCACGATgcgggcggccgctcgcctacgacgagcgcctcggtcgtgaGGCGATGCaccacctcgccgagctgctcgtcgagtgGCGCGCCATCCGCCGCTCCGTACGTACCCACGAGTGCCTCGACAGCAATGTGCAGCcggcgccccgcgcgcggcgtgcttgcGAGGCAGCTGTGCATCGGCCGCCCTGCATAGATCGGCATCACACACGTCTCCCAGTAcccgacgtcgacgaccagCCCCGAGTTGCGCCCCgtcgcaaggagcgcgagggTATGTGTGTCCACGAacgacacgctcggcgcctgcgtcagcctCGGCACCTACCCCCATGTTCCCCAGGAGGACGCCGCAGAGCgcgtcctgcagcgcctcgatccACAGCGGGCTATGTACCAGCAGCACAGGATACGTCCGTGCATCGCACAAAAGCTccctgcgtcagtcgcgcgacgtactctTGGTATACGCTGCGGAGGATGCGCACGAGACACCGCACGAGATCGCGCCGCTTCTCCTGCAGCGCCCGTGCGTTTTCGGCGAGCATCCAGTTTGGCTCGtacagcgcgtcgacgcgccgccccagcacgcgcgacgcggcctgcgccacgTCAAACAGTGCGCGgggcgccgcctcgccgctcATCCCCGCGCGGCATACGCGGCTCCCAatctcgagcacgacgcgctcgtcgggcCGTGCGGTCATAAGTGGAGGACTATGTGCTACAGGCTGGGTGAGTAGAGTGACGTACGCCGTGCCTCGTTCCACTGTGGTTAGTAGCACAACGTACAGTTCTCGCGAATCTCTTTCGTATGTTCGTCAAAGTACTGCGTCAGTCGTTGCACGTACGCGCTTAATCTTTTTGTTAAAGTGCTTGTTCTTTTCGTTGATATACGTGATTTCCGCGTCGGGGTCGTCTTCTCTCCGGcgggagcggcggcggatcTGGTCCTGTCTGGGGTCAGCAAAAACACGCACTCGTTGTTCAGGTGCGAgacgaggcggtcgacTGCCGCGTCGTCCGGCTTGTGGGCGCCATAGGtggccaccgccgccgggACATttgcctcggccgccgggacgaggccgcgctccgaggtgcgcacgacCTGCCGCTCGTCCTCTTGCTCTTTCTGCTTTGCGTACGCCGCCGTGTCGGGCTTGAGCTGCCGGATCTGGCGCTGGTACGaccgctcggcgaggtcctGAAAGTCTGGGTGAgtcgggcgacgtaccaATTGCGCCCTTGTCGCGTGTCTGCTCCTTATCTTCAAGCTTCTTTTCCCATGCCTCGTTCTCCTCAATCGAGTACTGCATCGCACggtggcgctcgacgtccttgccggcctcgcgcatgtcgcgctcgtcgagcaggcgctcggccttggcgagcttgCGGTTCGTGCCGACGGAGTGCTTCTGAGACGACTGGCGTCGCGACGCCTGCTCTTCCGCGACATCGCTGCGGTtcgccgacgcggacgcgcTCATCTtcgcctgcagctgctgcagacgcgcgcggcgactcgcctggcgctcgtcgtccatgTCGTGAGAAAAGCCACGTGGCTCCCTCCACGATGGCCCAGCGCGTCCGGAGCGAGAAAgggcgcaagcgcgcggggcggccgcggcacaaggcggtcgtgcgccgcctgccgccgcACCTGCCGGAAGATGTATTTTGggagagcgtcgcgccgtgggtgcgtggcgcgggaaacgcgcgcgaggcgagcgacgacgcgcccgcgACGGTCGACTATGCGGTGTATGTGCCCGGCACCAAGAGCGGCGAGCATGCCTCCTGGTCTACGGCATATATGCGCTTCCTAAACACCCCTGCACTGCTCACATTCTATAAGGAATTCGAAGGACACATGTACAAAGACAAGAAGGGCGCCGAGTACGTCGCGGCCGTAGAGTACGCCCCGAtccagctcgcgccgagcgggcGCAAGGGGCCCGCGGATACCCAGTCTGGCACGATCGAGAAGAGTACGTATCCGAGCTGACACAGTGCCGGAGTACAAGGCGTTTGTCGCatcgctcgagcaggcgccggccgcggccgagcccgaggcggaggtcgtgcaggacaccacgccgctgctcgactACTTGCAAAAGAAGCAGGCGGAtgatgcggcgcgtgcgcgcaagcagcgcgaggcggccaaggcgaAAAAGAAGGGCAAGCCCGAGATGGACAAGGTCGTCATTTTGAAGCCCGTGCGcaaggacgacgagccgccggcgcaggggcCGCCCCCGCCCGCTTCCCAGCCCCCGCCCGCTCCCAAGGCCCCCGCAAAATCCAAAGCCAAGGGAAGCAAGGACAAGGACCCGAAACCCAGAGACCCGAAACCCAAGGACCCGAAACTCCGGGACCCCAAAAAGGGCCCCAAACCTAAAGACCCGCCCATGCCCCCCAAGCCCAAGCCCGAGGACGGGGCGAATCCCCAGGCGAAGCCGACCCACCCCGGGGTGATTGCCATCCCCGAGGCACATAACCCCTCGCCCACgcccgggcgcggcgcccccgcggccgccgcggccgcggacGTGGGCGAGGGCGGGGACGTAGCCACGTGGCTCTCCCCATGCCACGATCCTCCGTGGGCCCCTGGGATGGAGGGCGTGCACGCAGCCAATGTAGACCAGATGGACGCCCTGCaggtcgaggcgatgcTCTTTGGCGTTGCTGAGCCGCAGGGCGCGGAAATACCCACACGATTCTGCCGGATCTGCCTCGAAGGCGAGGTTGACGCGTGCGATCGGCTCCTGAGCCCCTGCCGCTGCAAAGGCACGGTGCAGTACGTGCACGCCTCGTGCCTTGACCGCTGGCGCGTCTTTTCGACGCGGATGCACTCTGCAGTGCGCTGCGACCAGTGCGCGACCGAGTACCGCTTCAAGCCGACGGTGTGGATGCGGGTGctcacctcgcgcgcgctcctctttGTGGCCAGCGTCGTGCTCTTTTTGGTGGCGGTGTGGCTCACTgggctgctcggcggccagATGATGGGGCGGTACCAGCCCGAGCTCTTCCAGGAGACGCACCCGTATGTCGTGCAGACGGCGAGCTACCAGCCGACGCCGGAGCACGTTCCCCATCGCCTGCGCATGCTTGCgagcgagcagcgcatgtCGTACgagtcggcgagcagccTCTCGAGCTTTTGGGAGTACATGCTGGGCCCcgcggacgacgacaaTTGgaccgacgacgacctcgccgaggcggagacGAACGCACACATGTACTCGCTCGGCATCTTTCAGCCGTCGGtcctcgtgcagctcgtgcagggcatgctgcagcgcatgctcgagTTGGCCACGGGATGCATCCCgttccgcgacgcgccgcacctaTTTGTCCTGCGCCACACTTCGACGACGcacgtcggcctcggcgagggcgcgtttgcgccgccggtgcgcttCGCCTTGACGCACAGCGAGCGGCTCTTGTGGCACGTCTCGCTCgggctcgcgctgctcggcatcaCGTCGGTATTCAacgtgctgctcgccgcgtcgatcgTCGGGCCGTTCCGGCTCGGGGCGCCGTTCTCGGTCGTGGGGTACTCGGTGCACCCCGCGGCGAGTGGCGCACTGGCCCATGCGCGCATCGTGTGGGAAAGCGTCAATATCCCGGGAATGCTtctgctcgtcgcggtgctGTGGGGCATCGTTCGCACCTATCTCCTGTTTTACCGGAGCGTGCACATGAgtgcgcgcctctttcTCGCTCACATGCCGATGAGCATCATTGATTACGACGACCGACAGCCGGCCCTCGGGCTTACACACCTGCCCGAGGCCGAAGCagacgagctgcaggccgcgccgctgcacgcTGCTGCCTACGGCGTGGTATGGGGTACGCGGCTTGCGCGGGCAGCCGCAGGGCCGGCTTTTGGTATGAACAACCCATTCTCGGCATGGGTCTTGGCACGCGTTGGTATGTAGATTAGACTTGTACATGGGACCACGGACAGTCATGCGCGCTAGTACTATACATTAGCTCAACGtgccacgccgcgccttgCGGGGCGTGGGGCTGGCAGGCGCGCTGTTCTCTTTGCCGAGCGACACACGCGTCTTGGGCGGATCGGGCGACGCAAGATTCAGCAGAGAACTCGCCCACCCGGGCATGGTCTGTGCAGAGTGCTGCTGCAGGATCGCGGCttggccgcgcggcgcaaaggGCTTGACCGCGGGGGGGCCGTGCatctcgaggcgcgcagaGGGGGGCAGCTGCCGCTTGGTATgaggcgtcgcgctgcgcggcggagcgGCCGAGGGGGGGAAGAGCGCctccggcgcgccgctgcggcgggtgcggcgcggcgcggcgcgcgcaggcgtctggagcgcgggcgcagcCGGAGAAGGGGGCgtgggcgcggcgggcgtggGCTCGGCAAGTGGAGTCGATGCAAAAGTGGCATCGGATCCAGAGGCTGAATGCGACTTGGCAGGGACAGgttcggcacgcgcctcggcaggttcggcacgcgccggaTCCGCGACGGGCTCTGCCGACGTTGCACGcgtcttgcgcagcgcagtcTTGGCGCTGCGGGGCGCTTGTGCCGGAGTCGGTGTGTGTGTGTGTGCTTGTGCTTGGGCCTCTTGCGCATCAGCCCGATCCTCGGCCTGTGCCTCTAGCTCCTGATCATGCTCGTGCTCCGCATGGGCCTCGGGTGGGGCCTCCGTATGCGCCTCCGCTCGGACCTCTGCTTGTGACTCTTCCTGCCCGCTTTCGGGCGTAGTGCTGCGCCCACGGCCCTGGGACCGCGTGCCCTGCGAGTCTGGCTTGCGCATCTTGGTATTCAGTTTCGGCAGCGCATAGTTCACGCTCTTGCGAGTACGTCTCGCGCGGTCCGGCAGCTCGGTCACGTCGAGGtcgggcgcgagcgacaTGCGGCTCTTGCGGCCGCGTTTCGGCGCCGGAGCGTCGTCGGGGTATGTATCCTGCTTCCGCACCTTGGGCGtcagcggcagcggcacaGGCTCCGGATCCAGCCGGGCTGCGGTGTTTTCCTGCTGCGGGCTTGGTGGCTCGGGCGTCGGCTCGCGAGGGGACGGGGTATGTGCCATCTCTGGGATGCTGTGCACCGGTGCCGGCGAcgcttcggcggcgctggcgtTGGTCTCGGCCGCCGGCTGCTCTGGGACCTCTTCGAGGCGGTCCTCCTGCAGAGCATAGTGCGCctcaccgagctcgtccggcACACTCCTCTCGACCTGGTGGCTgtaccgccgcgagcgccggcgtgtCACCGATGCCGGGCATTCTGCGaggagcggcagcggcgtacgctcctcctcctcctcgtcgatctcTTCCATCGGCTGTACGGTCCTTGCGACATACGTGCGCCCCGCCTGGGCCTCTTCGCTCAGCGATACACGCCGGCTtccctcgtcgagcgggcgtacgtcgccggTGCGGGTATGTGCGTGGACGCCTGCCTCGGCGAGTCCCTGTGCCATGGTGTCCCACCCCACGCGCACGCACTCGAGCGCGTACTCGAGCCTGCGCACCTGCGCATTCTGCTGCCCCGTACGCagcacctgctcggcccgctcctgctccagcgcaagcacgcgcgtctcgagctcgcggatgCGCAGGTGCGCCAGTGTGTTGGCCCGCACGATATCTCTGTTTTGGGCGATGTGTTTCCGCCggactgcgtcagccaTGCAACCTACACTGCTCAAAGTTGTCCAGGATCTGTTCGAGGTTCACGCCACCGTCCaggcccgccgccgaggcgcgcgagtcgcggcgcgtcaCCGGCATGGAGGAAGTAACACAACGCGGTGTTGCACGTGTAGGTCACGTGGActccagcgcgtcgtgccgacCACGATGGGCGGCGGCTGGCGCGGGTGCGTGGTGAGGCTAATGCAGGCGCGTCGAGTACGATGAGGCGGACGTCGCGTATATTCTCGAGGTAATGAACCGGACGTCGCCTCCGTGGAACGTGTcgcagcttgcgcgcgacctcgcgcgcgagcggccggCGCATACCTATGCAAGCTATCAGACCTTTCTGCAGAAGAACATGCTCGATCGGCTGCATCTGCAGCAGCGTCTGCGGGACGCCAAGATCGCACGGGGCGAGGATCCGAAAGGCGTGCATGTCcagcgcacgacgcgcgcgcgcacacgcgccgtgccgacCACGTCGGGGCGCCcacgcgtcgccggcggcatgagcgtcggcgagctgcacgccgcctttgcgccgcggtcctcgtcgatcgaGTCACTGGATGAGCTCGAGAGCGGCGagagcgagagcgaggaggaggagatggacgaggcggacctGCTGCGCTTCGAGGAGCGGCAGACGCAcaccgacgagccgcggccgacaccggccaaggtgcgcaagcgcgaggcgtttacgctcgacgaccgcgagctgctgctgcgcagactcggcgagctccttggcgaggtgcagtgggagcgcgacgacgcgccgcccgagcttggcgcgccgttctgggcgtcgctcgagcaggcggcgccgcggcactcggcgcgctcgtggaTGCTGCACTTTGAGCGCTCCGCGAGGCAGTactggcgcacggcgatgGACCGATGCGCACTGCGTCTCTCGCCCTCGTCTGTATTTTACGACGGCCAGGAGGGGAGCGAGGAGccggaggacgaggcgtcCGAGccggaggacgaggcgcccgaACCCTCggacgagcccgaggctGCTAACGAACCCGACGAGGAtgcggcggacgcggcaGACGTCGagagcgcgatgcgcgagggTCATGCGCCTGTAGATAGCCCCTCGACGCCCCACGCGCCCCTCTCGGCGGTTCCGCGCCGCCTGACGCCCTCGgtgacgccgcgccgggcgcccCAGGATACCCCGACTGGCCCGGACAGTAGCGCGGACGTCTCTGCGCTCGTGGGGCCTGTCCAGACGCCGCCGAGTCAGGAAGCGTCCGCCGCGTATACCCCCTACTCTGTGCGAGTcggccagcggcgcgatcACCACGACGCCaaggcgacggcgcggaagcagcaggcgcatctgccgccgcccgctgCCCCatcgccgctcgacgagcgcgcgaaccgcacgtcgtcgccgctcatcggcacgctgccccgctcggcgccgcggcccacggccgccgcggcgccgtcgccgagcccggtgcggcgcgtgcgccactcgctcacggcgctgcccgagcctgcgcacgcgtggcgcagcagcgcgttccgtgcgccgcagtacgctgtcgagcagcgccgcgcacgcgcagagtacgaggcgcgcgtctggGAGCTGTGCAGCGACTTTGCGCTGACGTCccccgcgcagctcgtgccgTTTATGGAGCCAGAGGAAGGCGACATTGACGggtgccggcggcgactcgAGGCGTacctcgactcgctcgccgACTACTACGACACGGAGCGCACGAcgatcctcgagctgctcgaggcgcagctcgggaGCTTTGAGCAGGTCGTGCGTGTGCTCGATATCCAgcagcgctcgctcgagcgctcGTTTGAGCGCTCGCGGTCTATGGATCGTTCGCGGACTGCGAAATAGGTTCGCCCATGCGAAAGAGGAGCGCTGCGTTAGCACCAATACGTACATTTCCACAGTCCGAATCGTTTGCCGAGTGgctcgccgggcgcgtcggtcgggcggtgctcgccgccgtagcgcagctcgacctcgtcgtcggccatcGACGAGCGCTGCGAGTGGGTGCGGCctgccgacggccgcgcggaCTCCTTCgtgaggccgagcgcacgccgccgcttgGCCCGCAGGTGCAGGCTCAGCTTGAGCATTGTgatcgccgacggcgtgtcgcgccgcccgacaaTCGACGACGGGGGGGGGCACTCGTTGCGCAGGTCGGCCGGGCCGTACGTCGCGAGGTCCGTCCAGGTCGTCCCGTTCTCGCTCACGTCGAGGTCGCCCATATCGTCGAGCAGTCCCTCGGCCTGGGCCTTGTTCAGGATGCGgttggcgcggcgctggtacttggcgcgcttgcgcttcaCCTTGGCTGCGGTCCGGCGGTAGCGCGTGTCCCACAGCGTGTGGCCCTTCTGGAAGCGGTTGTACGTCGAGGCCTtcaccgcgccgacctcTTGGTAGGGCATAcggagcgcctgcatcATCGACGGCGGCTCCATCGGGCGGATCTTGCCGTtgacgtcgacgcgctcgcggatcATGTGGCTCTCGTACTCGGGGCGTTGCAGCGGCACCTTGCCCGAGTACATATTATCCTTctgcgaggcggcggccgccgtcgcgacCTTGgccccgcggcgcacctggTAGCTGTGCGATGGCGGCCcgtacgcggcggcggcggcgctaCTGTACTGCCACGCCTCGGCATAGTCAGGAACAttcgccgcggcctcggtcgtcggcgcgccggtgacAAACTTGATAAACGACGCCATGGCACGGAAACCGTACTTGGCCGCGACCGTCTGCATGAGCATGGTAAAGACGTGGCACTGGCCGTCAAAGACCTGGAGGTGCACGTTTGTCGGTTTGTCGTGGAacctgcgctgcgcctcgcgcatcaCCGGGAACTTGTCCATGaggtcctcgcgcagcgggTACTGGTccgggtgcgccgccttgtGCGCGAGGTAGATgatctcgtcgcgcagcacctcgctGTCGCCAGCGCAAATGTACAGCGGCGGGAGCCCACCGAGGCTTCCGCTCAGCACGGGCGAGCACAGAGGGTGGAAGAGCTGCGCATTCGTCGCATACAGTTGGATCTGCGACGTGATCGGCATATCCTTGCCGTCCGGCAGGCGCAAGTGCACGATGCGGTTcatctcgcgctcggccggGGACATGtgctccttgcggcgcttctGGCGCTTCACGCCAAAGGTAAAGAGCGACTTTTTCTCAAACacgcccgagtcgcgctgcagcggccAGAGCGTGCTGGGCTTGTGGATGAACGAGTAGGGCGGGATGTAGTCCGTAGCCGTGTTCTGCAGGATCGACGGGAAGCTGTGTGTCAGGTCGCTCCATGGCGAAatgagcacgccgccggccggcagcggcaggtCCAAGtcacgcagcagctgcagcagcgcaaggctcaggccgccgcccgcacTGTCGCCCGCAATCACGATCTGCTTCGGGTCCACCGCCTGGTGCTTGGCATTGGGCGGCGGGCGGATCAGGTACATGTACGCCGCGAGGCAGTCTTGAATCGCACACGGAAACGGAAACTGCGGCGCCTTGCGGTAGTTGACCGCAAAAGCAAACCCGCCAAACTTGCGTGCAATGCGCAGGATCTGGAAGCGGTGCGTATTTACCGAGCCAAAGTAGTAGCCGCCACCGTGGATGTAGAGCATGACACGGCTCAGGCGGTCGCGTTCTTCCTGAGTGTCCGCAAACCGCCCCTTTtcgccgggcggcgcctcggacgcTTGTTCGTGCTCGTGGCGCGGGTTGCGCTTGTTCGTCTGGCGCTTCATGCGCTTCGAGAGGGAGGCCGAGAGGCTCGCGTTGCGTCCGCTCTGCAAGTCCACGAGCGTGTGGTAGTCCGAGTACTGCGAGATCCACTCAGCCGGCAGTCCCgcgaccgtgcgcatcTGCcaccagcgcgcgccgccgatcaAGGTCTGGATCTGCTCTGGGCCAAAGTAGCGGAtgaggagctgcgccgcctcgtcgcagcTCTCCATCGGGATCATGACCTGCTCCGAGAAGCCCCACGGGGGCATCGGCACCTGCATGTCCGTGAGACCCTGGATATCCTCGGCGGTATGATGCGTCAGGTAGATCGTGAGCTGCTTCACCAGATGAAACGCCCTGGGTCAGAACAAACACGCACTGGTCATAGTAAAACTCGTTGGCGGTCTCGCGCGCATTGCGCGAGCCGAACTCGGTCCACAGACGGACATAGTGCTTCAGCGCATTCTTCGTGAGCCTCGTCACGTACCACCACTAGTGTCGGCGTGACATGCGCTAggatgccgagcgtcgacaCGGTCATCActcgcacgcgcctcgccgtggAAGGTAAGGTTATCACGTGGTTCCACGTGGATACACGTGGATCTCCGCGTGAGAGCCGTCAGTGTGTCATgcactcggcgcaggcgctcctggTCGTCTCCACAGTCGGAACCTTTGCCGGGTGCTTGTGGTTGGCGCATCGCATCTCGTCGTATTTTGCCGATACACACTGGCTTATTGAGGACTACAGCAAAGCGACGAATATCATGGACACCCAAGTAGTTGTGACCTTCTTTATCGGCCTGTTCTTCTCGGCCATGCTGCTCTACCTCTTCACCAGCGCGAAGCAGCCGGTGCTGAGCAAGGACGAGTGGCGGCCGTTCAAGCTGCTGAAAAAGACGCCAgtgtcgagcacgtcggcgaTTTATCGCTTTGAGCTGCCGGCGGACCAGTCGCTCGATCTGCCGATCGGCCGGCACgtctcggtgcgcgcgccgatcaATGGCAAGTACGTCATGCGCTCCTACACGCCGATCTCGGCGTCAGACGCCAAGGGGTACTTTGACCTTATGATCAAGACGTACCCGACCGGAAACCTCTCGCGCATCATTGGCGAGCTCAAGGAGGGCGAGACGATCGAGATCAAGGGGCCCAAGGGCCAGTTCAACTACCGCCCCAACATGGCCGAGGAGATCGGCATGATTGCGGGCGGTACGGGCCTCACGCCGTGCCTCCAGGTGATTGATGCGGGACTGCGCAACGCAGAGGACAAGACCAAGTTCTCGCTGATCTACGCCAACGTCACGCACGACGAAATCCTGCtcaaggagcgcctcgacgcgctcgcagcgCAGCACCCAAGCCGCTTCAAGGTGCACTACTTCCTCGACAGGCCCCCTGCGGACTGGAACGGCGGCGTGGGCTTTATCACAAAGGACGCAATCGACACGCACCTGCCCAAGCCCAGCGACGTGACGCGCCTCGTGATGTGCggcccgccgccgatgATCAACGCAATGAAGGGCCACCTGTCCGCGCTCCAGTTCCCGGAGCCGCGTGTGGTGAGCAAGGAGCACGACCCCGTGTTCATTTTCTAAATAGGCTGCTAAATTAGGCACCGTTCGCCACCGCCTCAGCGAGGTGCTTCTTGAAAAGGTCTTCAGCACGCGTCCACACCGCGCCCTTGCCTTCCtcgtgcgtgtgcgccgcagcgtcggGGCCCGCAGCGCCGGTCACGAGCGGCAGCTGGTACAGCGAGGGGAGCAGGTCGGTCGAGAACTGCTCGGACGCCTCGCGGGGAAGCAGCGTCGGGAGGTGGTCGATCGAGATCACCTCGAGCTTCGGCAGGCCCGACGCGAGCTCCACGGGGACCGTGGGCTTGTCAAAGGTCGTGTTGATCGAGTAGATCGGCAGGGGGTTGTTGGGGTTCGTCGTGTCGCAGCTCACGTCGACGACCATgcccaggcggcgctgctcgccgaccgactCGATAAAGGCCCTGTCGATGAACGAGGGAATCTTCTTCGAGAGGTAGATGCAGTTCACAAAGAGGTCCACGTCGAGGATCTCCTGGTAGGGGCCGCTCTTTTGCGACGTCTCTTGGATGTCCCACTTTACGATCTCGTCCGACTTTAGGCCTGACTTTTCGAGGCAGtcgatcgcgccgcggccgcagcggccgaGGGCGCCAATGACGA from Malassezia japonica chromosome 1, complete sequence includes the following:
- the CBR1 gene encoding cytochrome-b5 reductase (TransMembrane:1 (o6-23i); COG:C; COG:H; EggNog:ENOG503NW9T), translating into MDTQVVVTFFIGLFFSAMLLYLFTSAKQPVLSKDEWRPFKLLKKTPVSSTSAIYRFELPADQSLDLPIGRHVSVRAPINGKYVMRSYTPISASDAKGYFDLMIKTYPTGNLSRIIGELKEGETIEIKGPKGQFNYRPNMAEEIGMIAGGTGLTPCLQVIDAGLRNAEDKTKFSLIYANVTHDEILLKERLDALAAQHPSRFKVHYFLDRPPADWNGGVGFITKDAIDTHLPKPSDVTRLVMCGPPPMINAMKGHLSALQFPEPRVVSKEHDPVFIF
- the LYS1 gene encoding Saccharopine dehydrogenase (COG:E; BUSCO:EOG09262XGK; EggNog:ENOG503NWDX); the encoded protein is MPETQPLWLRCETKPAEHRSALTPTTAKKLIDAGFAITVERDPQRIFDDAEFEAVGCTLAEHHTWPQAPEDTPIIGLKELDSPGPDLQHTHIQFAHCYKHQEGWTDVLGRFKRGGGKLYDLEFLEDANGRRVAAFGWHAGFAGAALGLVGLAEQLDGKTLGPQTAYPNEAELLKVTKAAVETIRKHRSDGKVTSLVIGALGRCGRGAIDCLEKSGLKSDEIVKWDIQETSQKSGPYQEILDVDLFVNCIYLSKKIPSFIDRAFIESVGEQRRLGMVVDVSCDTTNPNNPLPIYSINTTFDKPTVPVELASGLPKLEVISIDHLPTLLPREASEQFSTDLLPSLYQLPLVTGAAGPDAAAHTHEEGKGAVWTRAEDLFKKHLAEAVANGA